Proteins encoded in a region of the Ptychodera flava strain L36383 chromosome 4, AS_Pfla_20210202, whole genome shotgun sequence genome:
- the LOC139131639 gene encoding ribosomal RNA-processing protein 8-like, whose product MEEQVKKKTVVKASRKKRRRSHAKVKTEKNSHHSVEEVTSVMESDSAKSTEKTNSRKRRFTCSTDDSSERTVDTKRIKLDTEDKQTESATKEMKTGKRRKRKRKKKGKAATSQPQTGSQLPTISQPQTIHEEAQNKANGVTKKRGKRKGKRKQTEAEEEESEVDGPMMSKISHLDVLPRHKTKYEKSVELQSKMVAKLNAARFRYINEQLYTCTGSEALETIGKDKEAFKVYHQGYSSQVCKWPVNPVDKIISYIKKKSSTMVIADFGCGEAKIAQSVPNTVFSFDLVALNKYVVECDMAEVPLEDDSVDMVVFCLSLMGTNLIDFLTEANRILCTGGTLKIAEVASRFENVKKFVRALKRLGFTLQSKDLSNKYFFTFEFKKTGKAENWSSLYGLELKPCLYKKR is encoded by the exons ATGGAAGAACAAGTGAAAAAGAAAACTGTTGTAAAAGCTTCTCggaaaaagagaagaagatcaCATGCAAaggtaaaaacagaaaaaaatagtcATCATTCCGTGGAAGAAGTGACATCAGTGATGGAGAGTGACTCCGCTAAAAGTACAGAAAAAACAAACTCTAGAAAGAGAAGATTTACTTGCAGTACTGATGATTCATCAGAGAGAACTGTTGACACCAAGAGAATTAAACTCGATACTGAAGACAAGCAAACAGAAAGTGCtacaaaagaaatgaaaacaggCAAGAGGAGAAAGAGGAAAAGGAAGAAAAAGGGCAAAGCAGCTACCAGTCAACCTCAAACAGGCAGCCAGTTACCTACAATCAGCCAGCCACAAACAATCCATGAAGAAGCTCAAAACAAAGCAAATGGAGTCACAAAAAAGAGAGGAAAGCGGAAggggaaaagaaaacaaaccgAAGCAGAGGAGGAAGAGTCGGAAGTTGATGGACCCATGATGagtaaaatatcacatttagaTGTGCTGCCCAGACAcaagacaaaatatgaaaagtcaGTGGAGCTTCAATCCAAGATGGTTGCAAAACTAAATGCAGCAAGGTTTAGATACATCAATGAACAGTTATACACTTGTACTGGCAGTGAAGCGCTAGAGACAATTGGGAAGGATAAAGAGGCTTTTAAAGTTTATCACCAGGGTTATTCATCACAAGTCTGTAAATGGCCAGTTAATCCAGTGGATAAGATTATCAGCTACATCaagaaaaa GTCATCCACTATGGTAATAGCTGACTTTGGCTGTGGTGAGGCTAAAATTGCACAGTCGGTTCCAAACACTGTGTTTTCATTTGATCTTGTGGCactcaacaaatatgttgtagAGTGTGATATGGCTGAG gtaccaTTGGAAGATGATAGCGTGGACATGGTGGTGTTTTGTCTGTCATTGATGGGGACAAATCTTATTGATTTCTTGACGGAAGCTAACAGAATACTCTGCACCGG TGGTACTTTGAAGATAGCTGAAGTTGCCAGCCGATTCGAAAATGTAAAGAAGTTTGTCAGAGCCTTGAAAAGACTGGGATTTACATTACAGTCGAAG GATTTGTcgaacaaatatttcttcacgTTTGAATTCAAGAAAACCGGGAAGGCAGAAAACTGGAGCAGTCTATATGGGCTGGAACTGAAACCCTGTCTGTACAAAAAAAGATAA